One region of Rhodocaloribacter litoris genomic DNA includes:
- a CDS encoding flavodoxin family protein, translated as MPLNEKQQALCDESHWDFSDLRALFLNCTLKPSPQRSHTELLLDVSRAIMEANGVATEMLRPVDYDIAFGVYPDMTGHGWEQDDWPSLFRKVMAADILVIGSPIWLGERSSVCSMVIERLYGMSGRLNEKGQYLYYGKVGGCIITGNEDGIKHCSMSILYALQHLGYTIPPQADAGWIGEAGPGPSYGDELPDGSRAGFDNDFTRRNTTFMTWNLMHLARMLKDAGGIPAHGNQRSVWDAGCRFDHPNPEHR; from the coding sequence ATGCCGCTCAACGAAAAGCAACAGGCCCTCTGCGACGAAAGCCACTGGGACTTCTCGGACCTTCGCGCGCTCTTCCTGAACTGTACACTCAAGCCGTCGCCGCAGCGGTCGCACACCGAACTCTTGCTCGACGTGTCGCGGGCCATCATGGAGGCCAACGGCGTCGCGACGGAGATGCTGCGACCCGTCGACTACGACATCGCCTTCGGGGTCTATCCCGACATGACCGGGCACGGATGGGAACAGGACGACTGGCCGTCTCTCTTCAGAAAGGTAATGGCGGCGGACATCCTTGTGATCGGATCACCGATCTGGCTGGGCGAGCGCTCGTCCGTGTGCTCGATGGTGATCGAACGGCTCTATGGGATGTCCGGCCGGCTCAATGAGAAGGGGCAATACCTGTACTACGGCAAGGTGGGCGGCTGCATCATCACGGGCAACGAGGACGGTATCAAGCACTGCTCGATGAGCATCCTCTATGCCCTGCAACACCTCGGCTATACGATTCCCCCGCAGGCCGATGCCGGATGGATCGGCGAGGCCGGACCCGGTCCCAGCTACGGCGACGAACTCCCGGACGGCTCCCGGGCCGGCTTCGACAATGATTTCACCCGGCGCAACACCACGTTCATGACGTGGAACCTGATGCATCTGGCCCGGATGCTCAAAGACGCCGGTGGCATTCCCGCCCATGGCAACCAGCGCTCGGTGTGGGATGCCGGCTGCCGGTTCGATCACCCCAACCCCGAGCACCGGTGA
- a CDS encoding SusC/RagA family TonB-linked outer membrane protein, which translates to MKGRILPLCALLWLYLPVAGWAQGTLEGTVREGGTGEVLPGAQVLLVNLNMGAVTNLDGAFLIENVPAGTHALEVRFVGYRTHRAQVTVLDGQATTLDITLDEAAINLDEVVVTGAGGPVEKRKLGNSIATIDAAALQAAPIQTFSDILQGREPGLVGLPSGGQTGEGARIRIRGSASLSQSNEPIIYIDGVRANNGGGLTFNEGGSPSRLDDINPEAIERVEVLKGAAAATLYGSEASNGVIQIFTKRGNVGPPRFNFTIQQVASAYPKVYDPNTGFARTQAQADTMAKWLDIPGLRPYQLVEREFMEELYETGYGQTYAASVSGGSPGITYFASVRWFGEDGPFGGKDGRRYPPGAFTRVEDVVKRAQASASLNIFPTDRLQFRITSNYTDFFMETMDSNNNIYGVPSLAQFSKPELVRYNNQTGTVAFATVNEAMQQELQQHVKRFVGTLGANYRPLDFLTLDGTFGVDFTTQKDTDVRPFGWNIDGFSGSEPDGSRDNRTTNTLQLTFDVKGTMQHQLTEKIESTFLFGSQGFITNQDILQGSGVNFPGPGFNVAGAAAVEDVFEFFSEIVNVGVFFQEQIGLNNYIYLTAGGRLDANSAFGSDFSTIFYPKLSASFIPSDAAFWRPIGPISSLRFRTAIGQSGLQPGAFDALTTYGAISSQNGAGIVPSNLGNPELKPEIATEWELGMEAGLFNDRLGLETTYWDRTVKDALIDRQFPVSGGFRARQLDNIGELKAKGLELEVNALVYNTPQTSVNVFANAAYLWEQVTDMGGAPPIKVGGSYPRYRNYIVEGYAPGTNFGAKLLEVPAGSLPVDFNGDGSPDTEAQVLDYLAGLTPSSARLPNTTTVVLLADDPNPDDALTGNLTHFLGKPTPDWSGSFGASVKFLGNFTFYTLFEYKTGNYYVNNLTGAFRNANPVIGRNTPKSAKVELDYITGGVDANGNPQNDPNVRLEALKVWLNELLALSPFSGLNTIKPADFVRWREASLTYNFPRSITDRLRVRNLSLSIAARNLALWTKYDGVDPELNAVGRGAGSQLDQNFLDGVEAFGFAIPRTFVFTLRMGL; encoded by the coding sequence ATGAAAGGACGGATACTACCTTTGTGTGCCCTGCTGTGGTTGTACCTGCCGGTGGCCGGATGGGCACAGGGGACGCTGGAAGGGACCGTGCGGGAAGGCGGCACCGGAGAGGTACTTCCCGGGGCACAGGTCCTGCTCGTGAACCTGAATATGGGCGCCGTCACAAACCTCGACGGCGCGTTTCTCATCGAGAACGTTCCGGCCGGGACGCATGCCCTGGAGGTGCGCTTCGTGGGCTACCGTACCCACCGCGCCCAGGTGACCGTCCTGGACGGGCAGGCCACGACGCTCGACATCACGCTCGATGAGGCGGCGATCAACCTGGACGAGGTCGTCGTGACGGGGGCCGGCGGCCCGGTCGAGAAACGCAAGCTGGGCAACTCGATTGCCACGATCGACGCCGCGGCGCTGCAGGCCGCACCCATCCAGACCTTCTCGGATATCTTGCAGGGGCGTGAGCCCGGTCTCGTCGGCCTGCCCTCGGGCGGGCAGACGGGGGAGGGCGCCCGCATCCGCATCCGGGGGTCGGCCAGCCTCTCGCAGAGCAACGAACCCATCATCTACATCGACGGCGTGCGGGCCAACAACGGCGGCGGCCTCACGTTCAACGAGGGCGGTTCGCCCTCCCGCCTGGACGACATCAACCCCGAGGCCATCGAGCGCGTCGAGGTCCTGAAAGGCGCCGCCGCCGCCACGCTCTACGGCTCGGAGGCCTCCAACGGCGTCATCCAGATCTTCACCAAGCGCGGCAACGTGGGACCGCCGCGCTTCAACTTCACCATCCAGCAGGTCGCCAGCGCCTATCCGAAGGTCTATGACCCGAACACCGGCTTCGCCCGGACCCAGGCCCAGGCGGACACCATGGCCAAGTGGCTGGACATCCCCGGCCTGCGTCCCTACCAGCTCGTCGAACGCGAGTTCATGGAAGAGCTCTACGAGACCGGCTACGGGCAAACCTACGCGGCCTCGGTCAGCGGCGGATCGCCGGGCATCACCTACTTCGCCAGCGTGCGCTGGTTCGGGGAGGACGGGCCGTTCGGCGGCAAGGACGGGCGGCGCTATCCGCCGGGCGCCTTCACGCGCGTCGAGGACGTCGTCAAGCGGGCCCAGGCCTCCGCCAGCCTGAACATCTTCCCCACAGATCGTCTCCAGTTCCGGATCACCTCGAACTACACGGACTTCTTCATGGAGACGATGGACTCGAACAACAACATCTACGGCGTGCCCTCGCTGGCCCAGTTCAGCAAGCCGGAGCTGGTCCGCTACAACAACCAGACCGGCACGGTGGCCTTCGCCACGGTCAACGAGGCCATGCAGCAGGAACTGCAGCAGCACGTCAAACGGTTCGTCGGGACGCTGGGCGCCAACTACCGGCCCCTCGACTTCCTGACGCTCGACGGCACCTTCGGCGTCGACTTCACCACGCAGAAGGACACCGACGTGCGCCCCTTCGGGTGGAACATCGACGGCTTCTCGGGCAGCGAGCCCGACGGCAGCCGCGACAACCGGACCACCAACACGCTGCAACTGACCTTCGACGTCAAGGGGACGATGCAGCACCAGCTCACCGAGAAGATCGAGTCCACGTTCCTGTTCGGGTCGCAGGGCTTCATCACCAACCAGGACATCCTCCAGGGCAGCGGGGTCAACTTCCCCGGTCCCGGCTTTAACGTGGCCGGGGCGGCCGCCGTCGAGGACGTCTTCGAGTTCTTCTCCGAGATCGTCAACGTGGGCGTCTTCTTCCAGGAGCAGATCGGCCTGAACAACTACATCTACCTCACGGCCGGCGGGCGCCTCGATGCCAACTCGGCCTTCGGCTCCGACTTCAGCACGATCTTCTATCCGAAGCTCTCGGCCTCGTTCATCCCGTCGGACGCCGCATTCTGGCGCCCGATCGGGCCGATCTCGTCCCTCCGGTTCCGGACGGCCATCGGGCAGTCGGGCCTGCAGCCCGGTGCCTTCGACGCCCTGACGACCTACGGCGCGATCTCCTCGCAGAACGGCGCCGGCATCGTGCCGAGCAACCTGGGCAACCCCGAGCTGAAGCCGGAGATCGCCACCGAGTGGGAGCTCGGCATGGAGGCGGGCCTGTTCAACGATCGCCTCGGCCTGGAAACCACCTACTGGGACCGCACCGTCAAGGATGCCCTCATCGACCGGCAGTTTCCCGTCTCGGGCGGCTTCCGGGCACGCCAGCTCGACAACATCGGCGAGTTGAAGGCCAAGGGCCTGGAGCTGGAGGTCAACGCCCTGGTCTACAATACCCCCCAGACGTCGGTCAACGTGTTCGCCAACGCGGCCTACCTGTGGGAGCAGGTCACCGACATGGGCGGGGCGCCCCCGATCAAAGTGGGTGGGAGCTACCCCCGCTACCGGAACTACATCGTCGAGGGCTACGCGCCCGGCACCAACTTCGGCGCGAAACTGCTGGAGGTACCGGCCGGCTCTCTCCCCGTCGACTTCAACGGCGATGGCAGCCCGGACACCGAGGCCCAGGTGCTCGACTACCTGGCCGGCCTGACCCCGAGCAGTGCCCGCCTGCCCAACACGACGACCGTCGTCCTCCTGGCTGACGACCCCAACCCGGATGACGCCCTCACGGGGAACCTGACCCACTTCCTGGGCAAGCCGACGCCGGACTGGTCCGGCTCCTTCGGGGCCTCGGTCAAGTTCCTGGGCAACTTCACCTTCTACACCCTCTTCGAGTACAAGACGGGCAACTACTACGTCAACAACCTGACCGGGGCCTTCCGAAACGCCAACCCGGTCATCGGCCGCAACACGCCGAAGTCCGCCAAAGTGGAACTGGACTATATCACCGGCGGGGTGGACGCCAACGGCAACCCGCAGAACGATCCGAACGTGCGGCTCGAGGCGCTCAAGGTGTGGCTCAACGAGCTGCTGGCTCTCTCGCCCTTCAGCGGGCTCAACACCATCAAGCCGGCCGACTTTGTTCGCTGGCGCGAGGCGAGCCTGACGTACAACTTCCCGCGTTCGATTACGGACCGGCTGCGGGTGCGGAACCTCTCGCTCTCGATCGCCGCCCGTAACCTGGCCCTGTGGACGAAGTACGACGGCGTCGATCCCGAGTTGAACGCCGTCGGGCGGGGTGCCGGCAGCCAGCTCGACCAGAACTTCCTGGACGGTGTCGAGGCCTTCGGCTTTGCCATCCCGCGCACCTTCGTCTTCACCCTCCGCATGGGCCTGTAG
- a CDS encoding RagB/SusD family nutrient uptake outer membrane protein, whose product MNRWIKGAAPVLSTLLLAAFLWTGCDILDVENPNNLIEDDLNNPAAAGPMANGAEAAVARALSFVYAPYSVATDEMTWVGSRDAWGQLDNGVIDFPGNEFSDQAYPYVGEARWMTDEFAKRLEAFREQGAGNSPAQMRVYLYKAIIYTTIADMFDDFTISDRTEPGPPVGPQNMGTLYDEALSAVNKALALGPTGELEAALLGMKARIVHGKAVWQKVNPVDTANPLVSAGAAEAAAALAKMDPDFRYQMVFDGGFQLANYMASEVNNRLEFTFTDTWVRRNAAGNKVEEVTYPDMIDGVVHPYLQEVIETYVAEREYSDITVVSAREMHLILAEAALAGGDMNGFTTHINNLRALDGLSPYSGQVDARQLLIESRAVNLFLQGRRLADLYRFGLRSPEWVDTAPAVTRPGTFLPITRIEIEANPLVQ is encoded by the coding sequence ATGAATAGATGGATCAAAGGCGCGGCACCGGTGCTGAGCACGCTGCTGCTGGCCGCTTTCCTGTGGACCGGGTGCGACATCCTCGATGTCGAGAACCCGAACAACCTGATCGAGGACGACCTCAACAACCCGGCGGCGGCGGGTCCGATGGCCAACGGGGCCGAGGCGGCCGTGGCCCGGGCCCTCTCTTTCGTCTACGCACCCTACTCGGTGGCCACCGACGAGATGACGTGGGTCGGCTCCCGCGACGCCTGGGGCCAGCTCGACAACGGCGTCATCGACTTCCCCGGCAACGAGTTCTCGGACCAGGCCTATCCCTATGTGGGAGAGGCCCGCTGGATGACGGACGAGTTCGCGAAGCGGCTCGAAGCCTTCCGCGAGCAGGGCGCCGGAAATTCACCGGCCCAGATGCGGGTCTACCTCTACAAGGCAATCATCTATACGACGATTGCCGACATGTTCGATGACTTCACCATCTCGGACCGGACGGAGCCGGGGCCGCCCGTCGGGCCGCAGAACATGGGCACGCTCTACGACGAGGCCCTCAGTGCCGTCAACAAGGCGCTGGCGCTGGGGCCGACGGGTGAACTCGAAGCGGCCCTGCTGGGCATGAAGGCCCGCATCGTGCATGGCAAGGCCGTCTGGCAGAAGGTCAACCCGGTCGACACCGCCAACCCGCTCGTCAGTGCCGGGGCCGCTGAGGCGGCTGCCGCCCTGGCCAAGATGGACCCCGACTTCCGCTACCAGATGGTCTTCGACGGGGGCTTCCAGCTTGCGAACTACATGGCCAGCGAGGTCAACAACCGCCTCGAGTTCACCTTCACCGACACGTGGGTGCGGCGTAACGCGGCCGGCAACAAGGTGGAGGAGGTCACCTATCCGGACATGATCGACGGCGTGGTGCATCCTTACCTCCAGGAAGTCATCGAAACGTACGTGGCCGAGCGGGAATACTCGGACATCACGGTCGTCTCGGCCCGTGAAATGCACCTGATCCTGGCCGAAGCCGCCCTGGCCGGGGGCGACATGAACGGCTTCACCACCCACATCAACAACCTGCGGGCGCTCGACGGCCTCTCGCCCTACAGCGGTCAGGTCGATGCCCGCCAGTTGCTGATCGAGTCGCGGGCGGTGAACCTGTTCCTGCAGGGCCGTCGCCTGGCCGACCTCTACCGCTTCGGCCTGCGCTCGCCCGAGTGGGTCGATACGGCGCCGGCCGTCACCCGGCCCGGCACGTTCCTCCCGATCACCAGGATCGAGATCGAAGCCAACCCGCTCGTGCAGTAG